A genome region from Streptomyces antimycoticus includes the following:
- a CDS encoding PucR family transcriptional regulator, which translates to MTEATSTDLADPPTARSPPGKNEVMMGELVNRIWSRPRGEWTRVLRNELPSLADEVVENLRHRIPGFAELLEDSERDKVRGGVEQALLTALGHRKAGEDGVGEQAATPASGEEALVEVPPERARRDLFEALIGEVAVSERTLMELSRAARWPLPETVQAIALPTPGEAPQLAAVLGDTLIGAVGDELCLLIPDPDADPGPTVETAATAATAATPEGDREPEREAPAEPGTRAALETALRGRTAAVGHVVPLNDASSSVRWARRLLTLAPARPGPEARVLFVDDHLSMLLLLQDESLVRALAARWLKPLVGLTPGRASGCR; encoded by the coding sequence GTGACGGAGGCAACCTCCACGGACCTGGCCGACCCCCCAACGGCCAGGTCTCCCCCCGGCAAGAACGAGGTAATGATGGGCGAACTCGTGAACCGCATCTGGTCCCGCCCCCGTGGTGAGTGGACCCGAGTGCTGCGCAATGAACTCCCGTCCCTGGCCGACGAGGTGGTTGAGAACCTTCGGCACAGAATTCCGGGATTCGCCGAACTTCTGGAGGACTCTGAGCGAGACAAGGTCCGAGGGGGAGTCGAGCAGGCTCTCCTGACGGCACTCGGCCACCGCAAGGCGGGCGAGGACGGCGTGGGTGAGCAGGCCGCGACCCCCGCCTCCGGTGAGGAGGCGCTGGTCGAGGTGCCGCCCGAGCGGGCCCGGCGCGATCTGTTCGAGGCCCTCATCGGTGAAGTGGCGGTCTCCGAGCGCACCCTGATGGAGCTCTCCCGGGCCGCCCGGTGGCCGCTTCCCGAGACGGTGCAGGCCATCGCCCTGCCCACCCCGGGCGAGGCACCGCAGTTGGCCGCCGTGCTGGGTGACACCCTCATCGGCGCGGTCGGCGACGAGCTGTGCCTGCTGATCCCCGACCCGGACGCGGACCCGGGGCCCACAGTGGAGACCGCCGCCACCGCCGCCACCGCCGCCACCCCGGAAGGCGACCGGGAGCCGGAGCGCGAAGCGCCCGCCGAGCCCGGCACCCGGGCGGCGCTGGAGACCGCGCTGCGCGGCCGTACCGCAGCCGTGGGCCATGTGGTGCCGCTCAACGACGCTTCCTCGTCGGTGCGTTGGGCACGGCGCTTGCTGACCCTGGCACCCGCCCGCCCCGGCCCCGAGGCCCGGGTGCTCTTCGTCGACGACCATCTGTCGATGCTGCTGCTCCTGCAGGACGAGTCGCTGGTCCGGGCGCTGGCCGCCCGGTGGCTCAAGCCGCTGGTCGGGCTGACCCCCGGCAGAGCGAGCGGCTGCAGATGA
- a CDS encoding RNA polymerase sigma factor produces MEHDHQARVGRKAGARRAVTGHLHEAADDDAATDPPAAEHPDTEGLQGQEHTDRPVRPLSDHELTRQLAEDYRSGSSSPAAGDLLYRRHHAATLRYALTCCRDPHDAEDLASEAFFRTFQAVRAGGGPRGPWRPYLLTVVRHTATEWSAGARRVLLTADFESWRQYASTADPQQYLVAREDRRLLIRSFRGLPERWQIVLWLTLVEEESPHRVAVLLGISPSGVTSLAFRAREGLRESYLRAHLESARDDRCRHYSGQIGASVRRGGVRGRALARHLAGCAFCSHAYSELLGLNAAMRTAPRTAAPAGARG; encoded by the coding sequence ATGGAACACGATCACCAGGCGCGCGTCGGCCGTAAGGCCGGCGCGCGTCGCGCTGTCACCGGACACTTACACGAGGCCGCGGACGACGACGCGGCCACCGACCCTCCGGCGGCGGAACATCCGGACACCGAGGGGCTCCAGGGCCAGGAGCATACCGACCGCCCGGTCCGCCCCCTCTCGGACCACGAACTCACCCGGCAATTGGCGGAGGATTACCGGTCGGGCAGCAGCAGCCCGGCGGCGGGCGACCTGCTCTACCGCCGCCACCACGCGGCGACCCTGCGCTACGCCCTGACCTGCTGCCGTGACCCGCATGACGCCGAGGACCTGGCCTCCGAGGCGTTCTTCCGCACCTTCCAGGCCGTTCGCGCCGGGGGCGGACCCCGGGGTCCCTGGCGGCCGTATCTGCTCACGGTGGTGCGCCATACGGCGACGGAGTGGAGCGCCGGGGCGCGCCGGGTGCTGCTGACCGCCGACTTCGAGTCCTGGCGGCAGTACGCGTCCACGGCCGATCCCCAGCAGTATCTGGTGGCCCGGGAGGACCGCCGGTTGCTCATCCGCAGCTTCCGGGGGCTTCCCGAGCGCTGGCAGATCGTGCTGTGGCTGACCCTCGTCGAGGAGGAGTCCCCGCACCGGGTGGCCGTGCTCCTGGGCATCTCCCCCAGCGGGGTGACCTCGCTGGCCTTCCGGGCCCGGGAGGGGCTGCGGGAGTCGTATCTGCGGGCCCATCTGGAGTCGGCACGCGACGACCGGTGCCGGCACTACAGCGGCCAGATCGGCGCCTCGGTGCGCCGGGGCGGGGTGCGCGGCCGGGCGCTCGCGCGCCATCTGGCCGGATGCGCCTTCTGCTCCCACGCCTACAGCGAACTGCTCGGCCTGAACGCGGCGATGCGCACAGCCCCGCGTACCGCGGCGCCCGCCGGGGCGCGAGGCTAG
- a CDS encoding NADH-quinone oxidoreductase subunit NuoF family protein, producing MITTKPRLACVDPPRLLAGLDEVYRLDRVGHLTVHGTMPALRADELVALAENIDLRGRGGAGFPFATKVQAVVESAGRREGRCAVVVNGSEGEPSCLKDTALLLHTPHLVIDGAVLAAEALGAEEVAIAVHRMDVEESVAAAIAERGPSGVPVSVNRTPDRFVAGEGGAVINGISGAPAIPNGRKIRTSDSGLSGLPTLLSNTETFAQLAVAARMGALPYRSVGLPTEPGTTLLTVGGKYVLETPTGVPLTYVLELCGLTPGQAVLVGGYHGKWLDPRSINAATISRESMKKYGARLGAGAVLPIPENTCPLGETARVARWLAAETAGQCGPCFIGLPALADAIGQVERGGGQASIDNVRAYVNSVRGRGACSHPDGTAGFVTTALDAFPEEFEAHALGAGCGRPTMGVLPLPEDALPPALPPAPLNPAARDERPQRGPMEKLLVDWSLCQGHGLCADILPPEVLTLGIDGYPASAKMDVPRQLRAQAVRAVRRCPALALRIEE from the coding sequence GTGATCACGACCAAACCCAGGCTCGCCTGTGTCGATCCGCCCCGGCTGCTGGCCGGGCTCGACGAGGTGTACCGGCTCGACCGGGTCGGCCATCTGACCGTTCATGGCACCATGCCCGCCCTCCGGGCGGATGAACTCGTGGCGCTCGCGGAGAACATCGATCTGCGCGGGCGCGGCGGCGCCGGTTTCCCCTTCGCCACCAAGGTCCAGGCCGTCGTGGAGTCGGCCGGCCGGCGCGAGGGCCGCTGCGCCGTCGTGGTCAATGGCAGCGAGGGCGAGCCCAGCTGCCTCAAGGACACCGCGCTGCTGCTGCACACCCCGCATCTGGTGATCGACGGCGCCGTCCTGGCCGCCGAGGCGCTCGGTGCCGAGGAGGTCGCCATCGCGGTGCACCGCATGGATGTCGAGGAGTCCGTGGCCGCCGCGATCGCCGAACGCGGCCCCAGCGGGGTCCCGGTGAGCGTGAACCGCACCCCGGACCGGTTCGTCGCCGGTGAGGGCGGCGCGGTCATCAACGGCATCAGCGGCGCCCCGGCCATCCCCAACGGCCGGAAGATCCGGACCAGCGACAGCGGGCTCAGCGGTCTGCCCACCCTGCTGTCCAACACCGAGACCTTCGCCCAGCTCGCGGTGGCGGCGCGGATGGGCGCCCTGCCGTACCGCTCGGTGGGGCTGCCCACCGAACCGGGCACGACGCTGCTGACGGTCGGCGGGAAGTACGTGCTGGAGACGCCCACCGGGGTGCCGCTGACCTACGTCCTGGAGCTGTGCGGTCTCACCCCCGGCCAGGCGGTGCTGGTGGGCGGCTACCACGGCAAGTGGCTGGACCCCCGGAGCATCAACGCCGCCACCATCTCCCGGGAGTCCATGAAGAAGTACGGCGCCCGGCTGGGCGCCGGGGCGGTGCTGCCCATCCCCGAGAACACCTGCCCGCTCGGCGAGACCGCACGGGTGGCGCGCTGGCTGGCCGCCGAGACGGCCGGTCAGTGCGGGCCGTGCTTCATCGGGCTGCCGGCGCTCGCGGACGCCATCGGCCAGGTGGAGCGCGGCGGCGGCCAGGCCTCGATCGACAATGTGCGCGCCTACGTCAACTCGGTGCGGGGGCGCGGGGCCTGCAGCCATCCCGACGGCACCGCCGGTTTCGTGACCACCGCGCTGGACGCGTTCCCCGAGGAGTTCGAGGCGCATGCGCTCGGCGCCGGCTGCGGACGGCCCACGATGGGCGTGCTGCCGCTGCCGGAGGACGCCCTGCCGCCGGCCCTGCCGCCCGCCCCGCTGAACCCCGCGGCGCGCGACGAGCGCCCCCAGCGGGGGCCGATGGAAAAGCTCCTGGTGGACTGGTCGCTGTGCCAGGGCCACGGGCTGTGCGCGGACATCCTGCCGCCCGAGGTGCTGACACTCGGCATCGACGGCTATCCGGCCTCGGCCAAGATGGATGTGCCCCGGCAGCTACGGGCCCAGGCGGTGCGCGCGGTCCGGCGCTGCCCCGCCCTGGCGCTGCGTATCGAGGAGTAG
- a CDS encoding SCO0930 family lipoprotein encodes MEKRHIAFAGVSVAMVLLTAACGSSKDNSAGSANVQPAGGSQTVGAGASASAGAGAVAGATGGYEAGGDTGAAAGGEAERTGPAKQLAVKEDAKLGKFVTDSKGWTLYRFDEDTPKPAKSNCNDDCATKWPAVPADDAAATTGIESSKLGSVTRSDGTKQLTLAGWPVYRFAGDAKPGDTKGQGVGGTWNALAPDGKPAGKTAAADDSLQLMVNNNAELGKIIVDGKGMTVYRFNKDSAWPMKTGCLGACLDTWKPVKAVDTTKVAGLDAAKVTSFKRPDGTKQAAFDCWLLYTFTGDKKPGDINGQGVKGTWFAVTDKGKKAGQ; translated from the coding sequence ATGGAGAAGCGTCACATCGCGTTCGCCGGGGTGTCGGTAGCGATGGTTCTGCTGACGGCGGCTTGCGGCAGCAGCAAGGACAACTCCGCGGGCAGCGCCAACGTGCAGCCGGCGGGTGGCAGTCAGACGGTGGGTGCGGGGGCCTCCGCGTCGGCGGGCGCGGGCGCGGTGGCCGGCGCGACCGGCGGTTACGAGGCGGGCGGCGACACCGGTGCCGCCGCGGGCGGCGAGGCCGAGCGCACCGGTCCGGCCAAGCAGCTGGCGGTCAAGGAGGACGCCAAGCTGGGCAAGTTCGTCACCGACAGCAAGGGCTGGACCCTCTACCGGTTCGACGAGGACACCCCCAAGCCCGCCAAGTCCAACTGCAACGACGACTGCGCCACCAAGTGGCCTGCGGTGCCCGCGGACGACGCCGCGGCCACCACCGGTATCGAATCGAGCAAGCTGGGCTCGGTCACCCGCTCCGACGGCACCAAGCAGCTCACGCTGGCGGGCTGGCCGGTCTACCGCTTCGCGGGCGACGCCAAGCCGGGTGACACCAAGGGCCAGGGCGTGGGCGGCACCTGGAACGCGCTGGCGCCCGACGGAAAGCCGGCCGGCAAGACCGCGGCCGCGGACGACAGCCTCCAGCTCATGGTCAACAACAACGCCGAGCTGGGCAAGATCATCGTGGACGGCAAGGGCATGACCGTCTACCGGTTCAACAAGGACAGCGCCTGGCCGATGAAGACCGGCTGCCTCGGTGCCTGCCTGGACACCTGGAAGCCCGTCAAGGCCGTGGACACCACGAAGGTCGCCGGGCTCGACGCCGCGAAGGTCACCTCCTTCAAGCGCCCCGACGGCACCAAGCAGGCGGCGTTCGACTGCTGGCTGCTGTACACCTTCACCGGGGACAAGAAGCCCGGGGACATCAACGGCCAGGGCGTGAAGGGCACCTGGTTCGCGGTCACCGACAAGGGCAAGAAGGCGGGCCAGTAA
- a CDS encoding helix-turn-helix domain-containing protein, with product MTLLAWLEGGGAPEAAKALKVHPQTVRYRLRQIEKLFGPGLRDPRIRFELEMALRGRRLMAQMDRIRRHASRVGRRTRAGAPPGVRPLGIAREARVNGL from the coding sequence ATGACGCTGCTGGCCTGGCTGGAGGGCGGTGGCGCGCCCGAGGCGGCCAAGGCCCTCAAGGTGCATCCGCAGACCGTGCGCTATCGGCTGCGCCAGATCGAGAAGCTCTTCGGGCCGGGCCTGCGGGATCCCCGAATACGCTTCGAGCTGGAGATGGCGCTGCGCGGCCGCAGGCTGATGGCGCAGATGGACCGGATACGGCGCCACGCGTCCCGGGTCGGCCGCCGGACCCGTGCCGGTGCGCCCCCCGGTGTCCGTCCGCTGGGCATCGCCAGGGAGGCGCGCGTCAACGGACTCTGA